DNA from Agathobaculum sp. NTUH-O15-33:
CGAAACGATGGGCCTATTATAGGTGAATCGTATCCGCAGAAATTTGGTTCTTTTTATTTTTGGGCATATTCCTACGGTGCGTAGGACATACTCGTCAGAAAAAGGGTGATGAAATGTTTGGTAAATTAAAGGAAAAATTGATGGGCGGCGCCGGTGGCGGCATGGTGATTGCTTCTCCGGTAAAGGGAAAGATCGTTCCGCTTTCCGACGTGGCCGACCCGACGTTCGCGCAGGGCATTCTGGGTCAGGGCGCGGCCGTTGTACCGGCTGAGGGCCGCATCACAGCGCCGGCGGACGGCACGATCGACGTGATGTTCGATACCGGCCACGCGGTCAGCATGACCACGGACGACGGGGCCGAGGTGCTCATCCACGTGGGCCTCGACACCGTGCAGCTCAAGGGCGAACACTACAAGGCCTGCTGCAAGGCGGGCGATAAGGTCAAAACGGGCGATACGCTGATCGAATTTGACCCCGAGGCGATCAAAGCGGCAGGCTACGATATCGTAACGCCGGTCATTATCTGCAATTCGGATGCGTACAGTGCTGTGAAGGCGGCCGACCCGGGTCCCGTGGAAGCGGGCGCGCCGCTGCTGACGCTGAAAAAGTAAAATAACCGCGAGAAAGGAAATGAAACAATATGAAAACATTTGAGTACACGATCACCGACGAGCTGGGCATCCACGCGCGTCCGGCGGGGCTGCTGGTCAAGGAAGCCGCGAAGTTTGAATCCAAGATCATGATCGCATCCCCCAAGAAAGAAGTCGACGCGAAGCGCATCATGGGCGTGATGAGCATGGGCGCCAAGCAGGGCGACCTGATCCGCGTCACGGTCGAAGGGCCGGATGAGGAAGCCGCCGCCGATGCGATGGAGCTGTTCCTCAGAAAGAACCTGTAAAAAAGGTTTCAATCCGTTTGCGGGGCATCCGGAAACGGTGGAACGTCGGCGCGGGCGCCTATCGGCTAAGGCCGCCCCTGCCGCATACACATTGACCGAGCCGCCGGAGGGCGGTAAAAAAGAGGAGGGGAAATCCTTATGATGAAAAAATTGCAGAAGCTCGGCAAATCGCTGATGCTGCCTGTCGCGTGTCTGCCCGTTGCAGGCATTTTGATGGGCATTGGCTACGCTCTATCGCCGGGTACCATGCAGGGCGGCGATATCACGGGCGCTCTGGCCATGATTG
Protein-coding regions in this window:
- a CDS encoding PTS sugar transporter subunit IIA, which codes for MFGKLKEKLMGGAGGGMVIASPVKGKIVPLSDVADPTFAQGILGQGAAVVPAEGRITAPADGTIDVMFDTGHAVSMTTDDGAEVLIHVGLDTVQLKGEHYKACCKAGDKVKTGDTLIEFDPEAIKAAGYDIVTPVIICNSDAYSAVKAADPGPVEAGAPLLTLKK
- a CDS encoding HPr family phosphocarrier protein; its protein translation is MKTFEYTITDELGIHARPAGLLVKEAAKFESKIMIASPKKEVDAKRIMGVMSMGAKQGDLIRVTVEGPDEEAAADAMELFLRKNL